Proteins from one Periplaneta americana isolate PAMFEO1 chromosome 6, P.americana_PAMFEO1_priV1, whole genome shotgun sequence genomic window:
- the Mgat3 gene encoding beta-1,4-mannosyl-glycoprotein 4-beta-N-acetylglucosaminyltransferase, whose protein sequence is MYYRVDFKLCMLWILLVLQVLLVIYYLLMAPSSYMFEHSTSTPKEHEFPFYSSSKSYPIKFVAPSSPKTASHHKEWQGYLTEANRLPLPNIMTSNYFVKLNNETECFVLGTDVGYTKRRHARHMDSTRCECKKGWHGKDCGQPEVIWRAFIASRQKIIPRRRSRPRRIIHGFPVIGLETTLAEIKLQELADVVDCFIVAESNRTATGHFKPLNFRDKLQDKEFLPDDIRQKLLYIPLSISSYTSSKAVNHSGIYSKSIRRYLWLRGKAALTNLRSDDLYVDSTDAFEIPNPKALLFFKLYDGWPQPVAFRLRWSAYGFFWQHPKKTVTTPGAYTVGVMEDIFHNAARISGNVIPGVEESDVSLSVYELVVGDLNHYGGWYCSWCLQPNDIVTMLQWTPHDNSPINWEKVSSKKIDTSYIEDLIGVGLWLDGVTGLIRKSYYRDLYFAPEYVVNNTWKYDFLYTNFYNKLDYNG, encoded by the exons ATGTATTACAGAGTAGATTTTAAGTTATGTATGCTGTGGATATTACTCGTGCTTCAGGTATTGTTAGTGATATATTATTTGCTTATGGCCCCTTCGTCGTATATGTTCGAGCATTCTACATCTACACCTAAAGAACACGAGTTTCCATTCTACAGCAGCTCAAAGTCGTATCCAATTAAATTTGTTGCCCCAAGCAGTCCAAAGACTGCGTCGCATCACAAAGAATGGCAAGGTTACCTCACAGAAGCAAATCGCCTTCCACTACCGAACATAATGACCAGTAACTATTTTGTAAAACTGAACAACGAAACGGAGTGCTTTGTATTAGGAACGGACGTGGGCTATACTAAAAGAAGACAT GCTCGTCATATGGATAGTACGCGATGTGAATGTAAGAAAGGATGGCATGGAAAAGATTGTGGTCAGCCAGAGGTTATCTGGCGAGCCTTTATTGCATCCCGACAAAAAATAATTCCCAGACGACGATCAAGACCACGAAGAATAATCCATGGTTTTCCAGTTATAGGTTTAGAAACAACATTGGCTGAAATTAAGCTACAAGAATTGGCTGATGTTGTAGACTGTTTTATTGTAGCAGAATCCAATCGCACTGCAACAGGGCACTTTAAACCTCTTAATTTTAGAGATAAACTTCAAGACAAGGAGTTTCTTCCAGATGATATACGACAGAAGCTTCTTTACATTCCTCTCAGTATATCAAGTTACACGAGTAGCAAAGCAGTAAACCATAGTGGCATTTACAGCAAAAGCATAAGACGGTATTTATGGCTAAGGGGAAAAGCTGCATTAACAAATTTAAGATCGGATGATCTGTATGTAGATTCTACTGATGCATTTGAAATTCCAAATCCCAAAGCGTTATTATTCTTCAAATTGTACGACGGTTGGCCACAACCAGTGGCATTTAGGCTTCGATGGTCTGCATACGGATTTTTCTGGCAGCATCCTAAGAAGACTGTTACAACTCCAGGTGCTTATACAGTGGGAGTTATGGAAGATATCTTTCACAATGCagcaagaatttcaggaaatgtaATTCCAGGAGTAGAAGAATCTGACGTAAGTTTATCAGTGTATGAATTAGTTGTGGGAGACTTGAATCACTATGGTGGTTGGTACTGTAGTTGGTGTCTTCAACCGAATGATATTGTTACTATGCTGCAGTGGACTCCCCACGATAACAGTCCAATAAATTGGGAAAAGGTGAGTAGCAAAAAAATTGATACATCATACATCGAGGACCTTATTGGGGTAGGATTATGGCTTGATGGTGTAACAGGTCTTATCAGGAAATCCTACTACAGGGACTTATATTTTGCTCCTGAATATGTCGTAAACAATACTTGGAAGTATGACTTT